Proteins encoded within one genomic window of Trichoderma asperellum chromosome 2, complete sequence:
- a CDS encoding uncharacterized protein (EggNog:ENOG41~MEROPS:MER0183709~TransMembrane:1 (o22-42i)), producing MLSQYGSIRVYEFGPEDGEKVLLVHGISTPCITLALIAHGLVKRGCRVMLFDLFGRGFSDGVGDLPHDERLYTTQMLLVLASSPLAWTGNDAFRLVGYSLGGGIAVHFATTFPHLVSSLVLLAPAGLINADDFGAISLFIFKSGFVPERILAYLTRIRLQQPIAASRRAKDVSPSAAAADIAVAEATGTSETQKTDGSSIPLEQHVLMYVRWMALHHTGFIPAFMSAIRYSPLTDQHDSWRLLARRKPGSTMVLLAQNDEIIDVNGYEHEGLPLLGGKDNVVWRVLPGTHDFVMTHPESILREMDELWK from the exons ATGTTATCCCAGTATGGATCCATCCGCGTCTATGAATTCGGCCCCGAAGATGGCGAAAAGGTCCTGCTCGTCCATGGCATCAGCACTCCCTGTATAACCCTGGCTCTAATCGCCCACGGCCTCGTTAAACGCGGATGTCGGGTAATGCTTTTT GATCTCTTTGGCCGAGGTTTCTCAGACGGCGTCGGTGATCTCCCTCATGATGAGCGCCTTTACACCACGCAGATGCTTCTCGTGCTCGCCTCAAGCCCTCTTGCTTGGACTGGAAATGATGCTTTCCGCCTTGTTGGATATTCCCTCGGCGGAGGCATCGCCGTTCACTTTGCCACCACGTTTCCTCATCTCGTCTCGTCGCTGGTTCTGCTCGCCCCTGCTGGTCTCATCAACGCCGATGACTTTGGCGCCATTTCGTTGTTCATCTTCAAGTCCGGCTTCGTGCCGGAGAGGATCCTCGCCTACTTGACCCGAATTCGCCTGCAGCAACCCATCGCGGCCTCCCGAAGGGCCAAAGACGTCTCACCgtccgcagcagccgccgacATCGCCGTCGCAGAGGCTACCGGCACCAGTGAGACGCAGAAAACTGACGGTTCCTCCATTCCCCTTGAGCAGCATGTGCTCATGTACGTCCGATGGATGGCCCTTCACCACACCGGCTTCATCCCTGCGTTCATGTCCGCGATTCGGTACTCGCCCTTGACGGACCAGCATGATAGCTGGAGGCTCCTTGCGCGCCGAAAGCCAGGCTCGACGATGGTCCTGTTGGCGCAGAACGATGAGATTATCGACGTGAATGGTTACGAGCACGAGGGTCTTCCTCTCTTGGGCGGCAAGGACAATGTGGTTTGGAGGGTTCTTCCCGGCACGCACGATTTTGTGATGACGCATCCGGAGAGCATCCTCAGGGAGATGGATGAGTTGTGGAAATAG
- the HTS1 gene encoding Cytoplasmic and mitochondrial histidine tRNA synthetase, with protein MKIVLATFRSLRPYRPLSQLHRLRLATPIPRTLSSFHSQAPTVDMAPKTKFELKTAKGTKDCNGKDMVIRDKIFSTITEVFKRHGGVTIDTPVFELKEILAGKYGEDSKLIYDLADQGGEICSLRYDLTVPFARFLAMNKDIQNIKRYHIAKVYRRDQPAMTKGRMREFYQCDFDIAGTYDSMLPDAEVIRIITEVFEGLGWNGAYTIKLNHRKILDGIFQVCGVPEDKIRTISSAVDKLDKLPWADVRKEMTEEKGLDGKIADRIGEWVVLRGRHELLEKLRSDEKLSANESMKQGIADVTLLFEYLEAFGALDKVSFDLGLARGLDYYTGLIYEVVTEGSAPEATPGSEAAAAKPSKKKSKSNGEDDDRSDDPTIGVGSVAAGGRYDNLVGMFSGKNQIPCVGISFGVDRIFSITKARMAADKSAEQVRGNEVDVYVMALGGKGLVKERLEICAQLWQAGIKAEFLYKAKPKMQAQFKAAEANGVPFAIFIGEDELAQGKIKVKEMGLKDGHPEKDGVLVDTSRMAEELKYRIQRKRELESITIQAEGLKVVDGIKGNQAAKKEAEAKAEEAKAEEAPAAPTADATTETLAS; from the exons ATGAAGATAGTTTTGGCTACATTTAGGTCTCTTCGACCATATCGGCCATTGTCGCAATTGCACAGACTTCGACTTGCGACCCCTATCCCGCGTACTCTATCTTCGTTCCACTCACAGGCGCCAACCGTCGACATGGCTCCCAAAACTAAATTCGAGCTAAAAACTGCCAAGGGCACAAAAGATTGTAA TGGCAAGGACATGGTCATCCGAGACAAGATCTTCAGCACCATCACCGAAGTCTTCAAGCGCCACGGCGGAGTTACCATCGACACACCTGTATTTGAGCTCAAGGAGATCCTCGCTGGTAAATATGGTGAGGATAGCAAGCTCATCTACGACCTTGCCGACCAAGGCGGCGAGATCTGCTCGCTGAGATATGACCTGACGGTCCCATTCGCCCGTTTCCTGGCCATGAACAAGGACATCCAGAACATCAAGCGCTACCACATCGCCAAGGTCTATCGCCGAGATCAGCCCGCCATGACCAAGGGTAGAATGCGAGAGTTTTACCAGTGCGATTTCGATATTGCTGGCACCTATGACTCTATGTTGCCCGATGCCGAAGTCATCCGCATCATCACCGAAGTCTTTGAAGGCCTGGGATGGAACGGCGCATATACTATCAAGCTCAACCACCGCAAGATTCTAGATGGTATCTTCCAGGTCTGCGGAGTCCCCGAAGACAAGATTAGAACCATCTCCTCTGCAGTTGACAAGCTTGACAAGCTGCCATGGGCGGATGTCCGGAAAGAGATGACTGAAGAGAAGGGCCTCGATGGGAAGATTGCAGACCGTATTGGAGAGTGGGTTGTTTTGAGGGGACGCCACGAATTGCTCGAGAAGCTGCGCAGCGATGAGAAGCTTTCAGCAAACGAATCCATGAAGCAGGGCATTGCCGATGTTACTCTCCTTTTCGAGTATCTCGAGGCCTTTGGCGCACTTGATAAGGTATCATTTGATCTTGGCCTGGCCCGTGGCTTGGACTACTACACTGGCTTGATTTATGAAGTTGTCACCGAAGGTTCTGCTCCTGAGGCAACACCAGGATcagaagccgccgccgcaaagccatccaagaagaagtcaaagaGCAACGGAGAGGACGATGACCGGTCTGATGACCCCACCATCGGTGTTGGAAgtgttgctgctggcggtCGATATGACAACCTGGTCGGCATGTTTTCCGGAAAGAACCAGATCCCTTGCGTGGGTATTTCCTTTGGTGTCGAccgcatcttctccatcaccaAGGCTCGGATGGCGGCAGACAAGTCCGCCGAACAAGTGCGTGGCAATGAGGTCGATGTCTATGTCATGGCCCTTGGTGGAAAGGGATTGGTCAAGGAGCGTTTGGAAATTTGCGCACAGCTGTGGCAGGCAGGCATCAAG GCCGAATTTTTGTACAAGGCGAAGCCCAAGATGCAGGCTCAGTTcaaggctgccgaagccAACGGCGTGCCGTTTGCCATCTTTATCGGCGAAGACGAGTTGGCTCAAGGCAAGATCAAGGTCAAGGAGATGGGCCTCAAGGATGGACACCCCGAAAAGGATGGAGTGTTGGTGGACACATCACGCATGGCGGAAGAGCTCAAGTACCGGATTCAGCGCAAGAGAGAGCTAGAGAGCATCACGATACAAGCCGAGGGCCTCAAAGTCGTGGACGGCATTAAGGGTAACCAGgcagccaagaaggaggctgaagctaaggctgaggaggccaaggctgaggaagccccagcagctccaacagcAGATGCTACGACTGAGACTCTAGCTTCATAG
- a CDS encoding uncharacterized protein (EggNog:ENOG41~MEROPS:MER0036115~TransMembrane:1 (o20-38i)), with product MDSTSAAGSFFRWPSPLPQTAVAVTATAVATATLLLFARSALRPRWGKALPNPLKTTIPRLPRDEVEGLVYQPDAFPGARDVDTPYGSIRVYEFGPEDGEKVLLVHGISTPCITLALIAHGLVKRGCRVMLFDLFGRGFSDGVGDLPHDERLYTTQMLLVLASSPLAWTGNDAFRLVGYSLGGGIAVHFATTFPHLVSSLVLLAPAGLINADDFGAISLFIFKSGFVPERILAYLTRIRLQQPIAASRRAKDVSPSAAAADIAVAEATGTSETQKTDGSSIPLEQHVLMYVRWMALHHTGFIPAFMSAIRYSPLTDQHDSWRLLARRKPGSTMVLLAQNDEIIDVNGYEHEGLPLLGGKDNVVWRVLPGTHDFVMTHPESILREMDELWK from the exons ATGGACTCCACCTCCGCAGCcggcagcttcttccgcTGGCCGTCGCCCCTACCGCAAACCGCCGTCGCGGTCACGGCCACGGCCGTAGCCACggcgacgctgctgctgtttgccAGGTCGGCGCTGCGGCCGCGGTGGGGCAAGGCGCTGCCGAACCCGCTCAAGACGACGATTCCGAGGCTGCCGAGGGACGAGGTCGAGGGCCTGGTCTATCAGCCGGACGCCTTTCCGGGGGCGAGGGACGTTGATACGCCG TATGGATCCATCCGCGTCTATGAATTCGGCCCCGAAGATGGCGAAAAGGTCCTGCTCGTCCATGGCATCAGCACTCCCTGTATAACCCTGGCTCTAATCGCCCACGGCCTCGTTAAACGCGGATGTCGGGTAATGCTTTTT GATCTCTTTGGCCGAGGTTTCTCAGACGGCGTCGGTGATCTCCCTCATGATGAGCGCCTTTACACCACGCAGATGCTTCTCGTGCTCGCCTCAAGCCCTCTTGCTTGGACTGGAAATGATGCTTTCCGCCTTGTTGGATATTCCCTCGGCGGAGGCATCGCCGTTCACTTTGCCACCACGTTTCCTCATCTCGTCTCGTCGCTGGTTCTGCTCGCCCCTGCTGGTCTCATCAACGCCGATGACTTTGGCGCCATTTCGTTGTTCATCTTCAAGTCCGGCTTCGTGCCGGAGAGGATCCTCGCCTACTTGACCCGAATTCGCCTGCAGCAACCCATCGCGGCCTCCCGAAGGGCCAAAGACGTCTCACCgtccgcagcagccgccgacATCGCCGTCGCAGAGGCTACCGGCACCAGTGAGACGCAGAAAACTGACGGTTCCTCCATTCCCCTTGAGCAGCATGTGCTCATGTACGTCCGATGGATGGCCCTTCACCACACCGGCTTCATCCCTGCGTTCATGTCCGCGATTCGGTACTCGCCCTTGACGGACCAGCATGATAGCTGGAGGCTCCTTGCGCGCCGAAAGCCAGGCTCGACGATGGTCCTGTTGGCGCAGAACGATGAGATTATCGACGTGAATGGTTACGAGCACGAGGGTCTTCCTCTCTTGGGCGGCAAGGACAATGTGGTTTGGAGGGTTCTTCCCGGCACGCACGATTTTGTGATGACGCATCCGGAGAGCATCCTCAGGGAGATGGATGAGTTGTGGAAATAG
- the BEA3 gene encoding ABC transporter bea3 (EggNog:ENOG41~TransMembrane:11 (i59-79o111-129i187-205o211-234i291-313o325-343i741-766o786-808i866-885o891-909i970-993o)), translated as MGEIDVELSGYPVDEKASASVDDGNASEPAQEQPKARPQRLASFKDYLRVFQYATKWDFFAYAAGILASIGAGVTLPLMNVVFGNFVGSITDFTDPSSQNEEAFHRRANQLSLYMFALFLGRLGLNYINKFAFRMIGIRISSAIRLHYLTALLGQSIHVLDSMPPGYATTTITSTSNVLQLGISEKLGVFFEYNATIVASIIIAFTRNWALTLVTSSTILFIGLSVSVLMPIIVKGHGRVTQAEAKSSAVASETFASIRMISACGAESRMSKKYGLSVEEAKMHAQHTSPFLSLQFGLIFFSVFSAFALAFWYGTRSVAEGRIDNVGTIVIVLMSVMNVVFSLERTTTPLLAVSKATVAACQFFTVIDAPQPEQGHLTDPEVSATDDIVFEKVTFAYPSRPHVKILDELDLRIEAGKINAIVGPSGSGKSTIVGLIERWYSLKHQYVIEEAVEPEKKKKKKKKKSSEAEEDELDTSKAEDTGPPVKLSGKLTTCGHALDDINLKWWRSQIGLVQQEPFLFNDSIYKNVANGLIGTQWENEPEEVKRKLVKEACIEAFADEFVDKLPQGYDTLVGDSGAKLSGGQRQRIAIARSIVRKPKILILDEATSAIDVRGERIVQAALDRVAQNRTTITIAHRLSTIKKADRIIVIKKGKVAEQGNHESLIALEGGVYAGLVQAQALSLGNSSQPEENDDSRDSDDNLTREKSQALSEAKAQTDNSTEKQRNIFSSFGRLFYETKDYWYLMFLTLIFTACAGAATPLQAWLFAKLIVVFEFSGQKLLHESQFWSLMWFVLAIGVGVSYFGAFFASTRMASIIRAKYQQQYFEAILYQKTSYFDDEDHSHGTMTARAAGDPQRLEELMGANMASVYIALFNLTGSIIISFYFGWKLALVGTAVVMPILLASSYWRFRYELQFEKMNNEVFAESSKFASESIGAFRTVTSLTLETPITDRFKTLCDGHVKTAFKKARFASFLFGFADSCTLACQALIFYYGSRLLASGEYMPENYFVCFMAIMNASQSAGQSFSFGPNAAQVTEASNRILNTRETMFRDKSSGGREIPDVEGGVKIELKDVHFKYPTRDMPVFRGLNLTIEKGQFAALVGSSGCGKTSIISLLERFYDLDKGRILCNGQDIADVNVFDYRKHLSLVAQEPTLFQGTLRDNIILGVDDATVTDEQIHQACRDASIHDFIVSLPEGYNTNIGSRGVSLSGGQKQRVAIARALIRNPNILLLDEATSSLDSESEKLVQAAFERASEGRTMVVVAHRLATVQNADVIFVLGEGQLLEQGSHMELLKKKGVYWNMCQSQALDR; from the exons ATGGGAGAGATCGACGTCGAGCTGTCGGGCTATCCTGTGGATGAAAAGGCATCGGCCTCTGTTGACGATGGCAACGCTTCTGAGCCGGCGCAAGAGCAGCCAAAGGCTCGGCCTCAGAGATTAGCATCTTTCAAAGATTATTTG CGAGTCTTCCAATATGCGACGAAATGGGACTTCTTTGCATACGCGGCGGGCATCTTGGCTTCCATCGGTGCCGGTGTCACTTTGCCGTTGATGAACGTAGTATTTG GTAATTTCGTCGGCAGCATAACCGACTTCACCGATCCCTCCAGCCAAAACGAGGAGGCTTTCCACCGAAGAGCAAATCAGTTGTC TCTCTACAtgtttgctctttttctcgGCCGATTGGGACTCAACTATATCAACAAG TTTGCTTTTCGAATGATCGGAATTAGGATATCTTCGGCGATTCGATTGCATTACCTGACAGCACTGCTAGGCCAGAGCATCCATGTTCTGGACTCGATGCCGCCAGGCTACGCGACAACAACAATCACCTCGACCAGCAACGTTCTACAGCTTGGCATTTCGGAAAAGCTCGGTGTCTTCTTTGAATACAACGCAACAATTGTGGCTTCCATCATCATTGCGTTTACCCGAAACTGGGCTCTCACGCTGGTTACGTCTTCAACGATCCTCTTCATTGGACTCTCTGTCTCTGTATTGATGCCCATCATTGTCAAAGGCCACGGACGAGTGACACAG GCCGAAGCAAAGTCCTCTGCTGTTGCGAGTGAGACCTTTGCTAGTATTCGCATGATTTCAGCGTGCGGCGCGGAGAGCCGTATGTCTAAGAAGTATGGATTATCTGTCGAGGAAGCCAAGATGCATGCCCAACACACATCtccatttctttctctgcAATTTGGATTGATT TTCTTCAGCGTTTTCTCGGCCTTTGCGCTCGCATTCTGGTATGGAACTAGGTCTGTGGCCGAGGGACGTATTGATAACGTTGGAACGATTGTTAT CGTTTTAATGTCTGTCATGAATGTCGTCTTCTCGCTGGAACGAACTACCACCCCCCTTTTAGCTGTTAGTAAAGCAACAGTTGCAGCCTGCCAGTTTTTTACAGTCATAGACGCGCCTCAGCCAGAGCAGGGCCATCTTACAGATCCTGAGGTTTCTGCCACGGACGACATTGTATTCGAAAAAGTCACTTTTGCTTATCCGAGCCGTCCCCATGTCAAAATTTTAGACGAGCTGGATCTCCGCATTGAGGCAGGCAAAATTAACGCTATTGTCGGTCCATCGGGTTCGGGAAAGAGTACCATTGTCGGATTGATAGAAAGATGGTATTCACTTAAGCATCAATACGTTATCGAAGAGGCCGTGGAAccggaaaagaagaagaagaagaagaagaagaagtcgagtgaggctgaagaagatgaacttGACACCTCGAAAGCAGAAGACACCGGCCCACCAGTGAAGCTCAGCGGGAAACTTACAACGTGCGGTCATGCTCTGGATGACATCAATTTGAAGTGGTGGAGGTCCCAGATTGGACTGGTCCAGCAGGAACCCTTTTTATTCAACGATTCGATATACAAAAACGTGGCGAATGGTCTAATCGGCACGCAGTGGGAGAACGAGCCGGAGGAAGTAAAGAGAAAACTGGTCAAGGAAGCGTGCATTGAAGCGTTTGCTGATGAATTCGTTGACAAGCTTCCACAG GGCTACGACACCTTAGTTGGCGACAGTGGTGCCAAACTCTCCGGCGGCCAGCGCCAACGTATTGCCATCGCTCGGTCCATCGTCCGAAAGCCGAAGATTCTTATTCTAGACGAAGCGACGAGCGCGATAGATGTCCGAGGAGAACGCATTGTCCAGGCTGCTCTCGACCGCGTGGCGCAGAATCGGACAACAATCACCATAGCTCACCGTCTGTCTACTATCAAGAAGGCCGATCGAATCATTGTTATTAAGAAGGGAAAGGTCGCAGAGCAGGGCAACCACGAGAGTCTTATTGCCTTGGAAGGCGGCGTCTATGCTGGTCTCGTCCAAGCTCAGGCACTCTCACTAGGAAATTCATCCCAGCCCGAGGAAAACGATGACTCGAGGGATAGCGACGATAATCTGACTCGCGAGAAGAGCCAGGCTCTTTCCGAGGCCAAAGCTCAAACCGATAACAGCACCGAGAAACAGCGGAACATATTCAGCAGTTTCGGCCGTCTCTTTTATGAGACCAAAGACTACTGGTACCTGATGTTTTTGACATTAATTTTCACGGCCTGTGCCGGCGCAGCAACTCCGCTGCAAGCCTGGCTCTTTGCAAAGCTCATTGTGGTATTCGAATTTTCGGGTCAAAAGCTGCTTCATGAAAGCCAGTTTTGGTCCTTGATGTGGTTTGTGCTGGCCATCGGTGTTGGTGTCTCTTACTTTGGAGCCTTTTTTGCTTCCACTCGAATGGCGTCAATCATTCGAGCCAAgtatcagcagcagtatttcGAGGCCATCCTTTATCAAAAGACTTCGTATTTTGATGACGAGGACCACTCTCATGGCACCATGACAGCTCGCGCCGCAGGAGATCCTCAGCGGCTCGAGGAGCTTATGGGTGCGAATATGGCCAGTGTCTATATTGCACTCTTCAACCTCACTGGATCAATCATAATCTCCTTCTACTTCGGCTGGAAACTAGCCTTGGTCGGTACCGCTGTTGTCATGCCTATTCTTCTTGCCTCGTCGTACTGGCGCTTTAGGTATGAGTTGCAATTCGAAAAGATGAACAACGAAGTTTTCGCCGAAAGCTCCAAGTTTGCTTCCGAATCGATTGGTGCTTTCAGAACTGTCACGTCGTTAACTCTGGAAACTCCCATCACGGATCGTTTCAAAACACTATGTGATGGCCATGTTAAGACAGCGTTCAAAAAAGCCCGCTTCGCCAGCTTTCTCTTTGGATTCGCCGACAGCTGCACATTGGCCTGCCAAGCGCTTATTTTCTACTACGGAAGCCGCCTCTTGGCCAGCGGAGAGTACATGCCCGAGAACTACTTTGTCTGCTTCATGGCCATCATGAACGCCTCGCAGTCTGCCGGTCAGAGTTTCAGCTTTGGCCCTAACGCGGCACAAGTGACGGAGGCTTCGAACCGTATCTTGAACACGAGGGAGACAATGTTCCGAGACAAGAGCTCTGGAGGAAGGGAGATCCCAGATGTAGAAGGAGGTGTCAAGATTGAGCTCAAAGACGTGCATTTCAAGTATCCAACTCGAGACATGCCTGTCTTCCGCGGGCTGAATTTGACGATTGAAAAGGGCCAGTTTGCGGCTCTTGTGGGATCCTCTGGGTGTGGCAAGACGAGCATTATTTCACTTCTTGAACG ATTCTACGATCTCGACAAAGGCCGCATTCTCTGCAACGGCCAGGATATTGCTGATGTCAACGTTTTCGACTACCGCAAGCACCTTTCGCTCGTAGCACAAGAACCAACTCTATTTCAAG GCACTCTCAGAGACAACATCATCCTCGGCGTCGACGACGCCACCGTCACCGACGAACAAATCCACCAAGCCTGCCGCGACGCCTCCATCCACGACTTCATCGTCTCCCTCCCCGAAGGCTACAACACGAACATTGGCTCTCGCGGCGTTTCCCTGTCAGGAGGCCAAAAGCAACGTGTTGCCATTGCCCGCGCTCTGATCCGCAATCCGAACATCTTGCTCCTTGACGAGGCCACAAGCTCTCTTGACTCGGAGAGCGAGAAGCTCGTACAGGCGGCGTTTGAACGCGCCAGCGAGGGGCGGACCATGGTTGTCGTTGCTCATCGGCTGGCGACGGTGCAGAATGCCGATGTTATTTTCGTGCTTGGTGAGGGACAACTTCTTGAGCAGGGCAGTCACATGGaactgttgaagaagaagggagttTATTGGAATATG tgtCAAAGTCAAGCTTTGGACAGGTAA
- a CDS encoding uncharacterized protein (EggNog:ENOG41) has translation MPGLIPLRMSALIPASKVTISFSDDKSNATSWEPTPYKPRTAEMQFRQASRERMIPEPLITSRPAPSTPSQWKKALAEIKRDFINRKYRHCSMRCQEILDNMKDSHKPETACLIYIRFYAASALEMQVRSLHHTSPYRMKLLLQARGHYRAASDLAIEDDATKRRPPSRSLSPMSSRHTPFGSDTSFSTISSGSSASLSISSLDSCLKSPGSRPKQKKRVAFCDVPSYEPLHESTYEPFIRPDSPTLGFDDDWCIRQPTPEPPVLYQASLRPISGKPQFPLPSPTNSECSTIQDDDDSYFDIPTASDSFLHARSVHHYCTVLASLQRQITSHLEWLERDLAAAENPQPPQILSEEMRNLELRTRIERLRANGWKRQRFDFRKYEALRERALEDIN, from the exons ATGCCGGGTCTGATCCCCCTTCGCATGAGCGCGCTCATTCCAGCATCAAAAGTCACAATCTCTTTCTCGGACGACAAATCCAATGCCACATCTTGGGAGCCCACGCCATATAAGCCAAGAACAGCTGAAATGCAGTTCCGACAAGCATCGCGTGAGCGCATGATTCCAGAGCCTCTCATTACATCCAGACCAGCTCCTTCTACGCCTTCTCAGTGGAAGAAAGCGTTGGCTGAAATCAAAAGAGACTTCATCAACAGAAAGTACCGGCACTGCTCTATGCGATGTCAAGAGATTCTCGACAACATGAAGGATTCG CACAAGCCAGAGACAGCATGCCTGATCTATATCCGCTTCTACGCCGCATCTGCTCTTGAAATGCAAGTccgctctcttcatcacaCCTCTCCTTATCGGAtgaagctcctcctccaagccCGCGGCCACTACCGCGCCGCATCTGATCTCGCCATAGAGGACGATGCTACTAAGCGGCGCCCCCCTTCTCGATCACTCTCTCCAATGTCCAGCCGACACACCCCTTTTGGGTCGGACACATCATTCTCTACAATCTCCTCCGGAAGCTCTGCTTCACTCTCCATCAGCTCTCTGGACAGCTGTTTGAAGAGCCCCGGTAGCCGGcccaagcaaaagaagcgCGTCGCCTTTTGCGACGTGCCCTCATATGAGCCTTTGCACGAGTCTACCTACGAGCCTTTTATTCGCCCAGACTCTCCAACCCTCGGTTTTGACGACGACTGGTGCATCCGCCAGCCTACCCCTGAGCCTCCGGTTCTCTATCAGGCTTCCCTCCGACCCATCTCTGGAAAGCCGCAGTTCCCACTCCCATCTCCTACAAATTCGGAGTGTAGCACTATtcaggacgacgacgatagCTATTTCGATATCCCTACCGCTTCAGACAGCTTCCTCCATGCCCGTTCCGTCCACCACTATTGCACTGTACTTGCCAGCCTGCAGCGCCAAATCACCTCACACCTGGAATGGTTAGAGCGTGATCTTGCTGCCGCAGAGAATCCCCAGCCTCCGCAAATCCTTAGCGAGGAAATGCGCAACCTGGAGCTGCGTACGCGGATTGAACGGCTGAGGGctaatggctggaagagacAGCGTTTTGATTTTCGAAAATACGAGGCACTTCGAGAGAGGGCCTTGGAGGATATCAATTAG